Proteins found in one Choloepus didactylus isolate mChoDid1 chromosome 3, mChoDid1.pri, whole genome shotgun sequence genomic segment:
- the CXCL10 gene encoding C-X-C motif chemokine 10, whose translation MDQSAVLIFCLVFLTLSGTQGIPLTRTTRCTCIKINDQPVNPRFLEKIEMIPASLSCPRVEIIATMKKNGEKRCLNPESKIIKKILKAISKERSKRSPQNQREA comes from the exons ATGGACCAAAGTGCTGTTCTTATTTTCTGccttgtctttctgactctgagtGGGACTCAAG GAATACCTCTCACTAGAACTACACGCTGTACTTGCATCAAGATTAATGACCAACCTGTTAATCCAAGGTttttagaaaaaattgaaatgattcctGCAAGTCTATCTTGTCCACGTGTTGAGATCAT tgccacaatgaaaaaaaatggggAGAAGAGATGTTTGAATCCAGAGTCTAAGATCATCAAGAAAATACTGAAAGCTATTAGCAAGGAAAG GTCTAAAAGATCTCCTCAGAACCAAAGAGAAGCATAA